In Bactrocera oleae isolate idBacOlea1 chromosome 5, idBacOlea1, whole genome shotgun sequence, a genomic segment contains:
- the LOC106617477 gene encoding uncharacterized protein, whose amino-acid sequence MAKWFILSVLLCAGGVVHSKPTFGKEHVHIRIHLAEDHGHGGGHGGGGFGGHETVIIDGGGHGGGHGGGHGGGHGGGGYGGGGHGHGGGDIIGPLTGGLLGGGFISSGHGGGHDHGHGGGFGGGGGGHHETIILDAGGHDHGGGGGGGHGGGYSAGGHGGSAETHTLIISDAGGHGGGGSGHGGSYGGGHGGGHGGGHGGGHGGGHGGGAESHTLIISDAGGHGHGGGGSGGYGGGYSAGGHGGGGAQVDTYAIIKESGGGYSAGGHGGHGGGYSYGGDHGGSSGGDSHLAKIAAIATSSGSHSSGGGGYGGGGYGDSSGGDAHLAKIAAIAASSGSHSSGGGGYGGGGYGGSGGGHDDAHIAAAAAAASSSSHGSSGGYSSGGGYSSGGDSHSIANIAAVAAASDSHSGGGGGYGGGGYDGGSSYSSGGGYGGSSGGGHLDTAVIAAAAGSHGDASGGSGGGGGYNYAPASGGGGWQSSGSGGWAASGSGGGSGWYKRK is encoded by the exons ATGGCCAAGTGGTTCATA TTGAGCGTTCTGCTGTGCGCCGGTGGTGTTGTACATAGCAAACCCACATTTGGCAAGGAACACGTGCACATTCGCATCCATCTGGCAGAGGATCATGGTCATGGCGGTGGACATGGTGGTGGCGGCTTTGGTGGTCATGAGACCGTGATTATTGATGGGGGCGGGCATGGTGGCGGACATGGAGGCGGTCATGGTGGCGGTCATGGCGGCGGCGGATACGGCGGTGGTGGTCATGGACATGGTGGGGGCGATATCATTGGACCATTGACTGGCGGTCTGTTGGGCGGTGGTTTTATAAGTAGCGGACACGGTGGCGGTCACGATCACGGACATGGCGGCGGATTCGGCGGTGGAGGTGGTGGTCATCATGAGACCATTATTTTAGATGCTGGCGGTCATGACCATGGTGGTGGCGGAGGTGGCGGCCACGGTGGAGGCTATAGTGCAGGTGGGCATGGCGGCAGCGCTGAAACCCATACACTTATTATCTCAGATGCTGGCGGACACGGTGGTGGTGgtagtggtcatggtggcagcTATGGTGGCGGTCATGGTGGCGGTCATGGTGGCGGTCATGGTGGTGGTCACGGCGGTGGTCATGGTGGTGGCGCTGAATCACATACACTTATCATCTCAGACGCTGGTGGTCATGGACACGGAGGTGGTGGTAGCGGCGGCTACGGTGGCGGGTATAGTGCAGGTGGACATGGCGGCGGTGGTGCTCAAGTAGATACCTATGCAATTATCAAGGAATCCGGTGGTGGTTATAGCGCCGGCGGTCATGGTGGACATGGCGGTGGCTATAGCTATGGCGGTGATCATGGTGGCAGCAGTGGCGGGGACTCACATTTGGCTAAAATTGCAGCCATAGCAACATCTAGTGGTTCGCACAGCAGCGGCGGTGGTGGTTATGGCGGCGGTGGCTATGGCGACAGTAGTGGCGGTGACGCACATTTGGCGAAAATAGCAGCCATAGCAGCATCTAGTGGTTCGCACAGCAGCGGCGGTGGTGGTTATGGCGGCGGTGGCTATGGCGGTAGCGGAGGCGGTCATGATGACGCACACATAGCGGCAGCCGCAGCTGCTGCCAGTTCATCTTCACATGGTAGCAGCGGCGGTTATAGCAGCGGTGGCGGCTACAGCAGCGGTGGGGACTCACATTCCATCGCTAATATAGCTGCCGTAGCAGCTGCCAGCGACTCACacagtggtggtggtggcggctATGGCGGTGGCGGTTATGACGGTGGTAGCAGCTACAGCAGCGGTGGTGGTTATGGCGGTAGCAGCGGTGGCGGTCACCTCGATACTGCTGTTATTGCCGCAGCAGCTGGCTCACATGGAGACGCAAGTGGCGGTAGCGGCGGCGGTGGTGGCTACAACTATGCACCAGCAAGCGGTGGTGGTGGCTGGCAATCGTCCGGTAGTGGTGGTTGGGCGGCCTCCGGCAGTGGCGGCGGTAGCGGTTGGTACAAACGAAAATGA